The following proteins come from a genomic window of Diorhabda carinulata isolate Delta chromosome X, icDioCari1.1, whole genome shotgun sequence:
- the LOC130902248 gene encoding D-beta-hydroxybutyrate dehydrogenase, mitochondrial: MKGNNSVRFVFRMEILSKYSLVTFEILNEMYVAIGTGVLGILYLLKKGFHRYDTIRTLTIVSITTVSVAYVNKRNRKQLQANKTKVVCITGCDSGLGFSLAQHTVDMGFTVIAGFLSLESKGCKDIRQKYGKNIIQIQLDITDTNSVRAAVQTIEHFLTRNSGYSLHAIINNAGIMVFGEFEWLTENLIHQQVELNLMGTLRFTNAFCPLLRLHQGRVITVTSHCAQAALPGIAVYGATKAALSAFNDGFRTEMSKYGVKVIQFIPGSFTLQSNIMAKQLQYVQEMHDNFTPEQHAFYSDYFKAYNIYLSFLTPPPSPIKIDDPKLYVEYEKTLLDEHPCIVYKNENWRYWFYHNLFKFSPWFLRDYFVLKFMSMPNYVPSDTNISSDSYDGSDDLVL; the protein is encoded by the exons ATGAAGGGCAATAATTCAGTTAGATTTGTTTTCAGAATGGAAATATTGTCCAAATACTCTCTAGTCACTTTCGAAATATTGAACGAAATGTATGTAGCAATTGGAACAGGTGTTTTGGGAATCTTGTATCTCCTTAAAAAAGGATTTCATAGATATGATACTATCCGTACTTTAACAATTGTTTCAATTACCACTGTTAGTGTAGCATATGTTAATAAAAGAAACCGAAAACAACTACAAGCGAATAAGACTAAAGTTGTTTGTATAACAGGATGCGATTCAGGACTTGGGTTTTCTTTAGCACAACATACTGTTGATATGGGTTTTACAGTGATTGCTGGATTTTTAAGTTTAGAATCCAAAGGCTGTAAAGATATTCGTCAGaagtatggaaaaaatataattcaaatacaaCTTGATATAACAGATACTAATAGTGTTAGAGCTGCTGTTCAAAccattgaacattttttaacgAGAAATTCTGGATATT CTCTACATGCTATTATCAATAATGCAGGAATAATGGTATTTGGAGAATTTGAATGGTTAACTGAGAATCTCATACATCAACAGGTTGAATTAAATCTGATGGGCACTCTAAGATTCACCAATGCTTTTTGCCCTCTTCTTAGACTTCATCAAG GCAGAGTAATAACTGTTACTAGTCACTGTGCACAAGCTGCCCTTCCTGGAATAGCTGTGTATGGTGCAACAAAAGCAGCATTATCAGCATTTAATGATGGTTTTAGAACAGAAATGAGTAAATATGGAGTGAAGGTTATTCAATTCATACCTGGCTCTTTCACTTTACAAAGTAATATAATGGCCAAGCAGCTTCAGTATGTGCAAGAAATGCACGATAATTTTACTCCAGAACAACATGCATTTTATAGCGACTATTTTAAAGCCTACAATATCTATTTGTCATTCCTTACACCACCACCAAGtccaataaaaattgatgatccCAA gtTATACGTAGAATATGAAAAGACTCTACTAGATGAACACCCAtgtattgtatacaaaaatgAGAATTGGAGATATTGGTTTTATCATAATCTATTCAAATTCAGTCCTTGGTTCCTGCgagattattttgttttaaaatttatgtctATGCCCAATTATGTACCTAGCGATACTAATATAAGTAGCGATAGTTATGATGGGAGTGACGATCTTGTATTGTGA